The Micromonospora sp. NBC_00421 DNA window TGGGGCTGATCGAGCAGCGTGGCTTCGACCGTACCTCGGTGCAGGAGATCGCCGACCAGGCACAGCTCACCAAGGGTGCCTTCTACCACCACTTCGCCAGCAAGGACGACCTGCTGCGGCACATCCAGGAGGAGTACCTGGAGGCGCAGCTCGCCGCGATCCAGAAGATCGAGGCGGACAGTGACGACCCGACCGTCCGGGTGCGGGAGCTGATCCGGTTCAGCCTCACCAGCGTGGCCGAGTACCGGGCCCACGTGACGATCTTCTACCAGGAGCGGCGCTATCTCACCGGTGACCTGTTCGCCGAGGTGACCCGCAAGCGTGGGCTGGTGGAGGCGGCCTTCGCCGGGATGATCGCCGACGGCGTCACCCGGGGTGTGTTCCGCGCGGACGTCGACCCGCGGATCGCCACCTTCGGGCTGGTCGGCATGTGCGCCTGGGCCTACCAGTGGCTCAACGTGGGTGGTCCGCTCAGCGTCGACGAGGTGGCCCGCCAGTTCAGCGCGATGGTGCTGGAGGGCCTGTCCGCCTGACCGCCCGGCCCGGTGGCTGATCCGGTGGCGTCGGCATGCCCGTGGGCGGCCGGGGACGGGCGCTCGGTGACCTGGCCCGGACGGGGCGCCGGCCCGCAACGCCGCCGTCAGGCGGATGGATCGTCCGCCGGGTGACCGTCAGCCGATCGTCAGTCGGCGAGCAACTGGCGGGCCATGACGATGCGTTGGACCTGGTTGGTTCCTTCGTAGATCTGGGTGATCTTGGCGTCGCGCATCATGCGTTCGACGGGGTAGTCGCGGGTGTAGCCGTACCCGCCCAGCAACTGCACCGCGTCGGTGGTGATCTCCATCGCCGCGTCCGACGCGAAACACTTGGCCGCCGCACCGAAGTAGGTCAGGTCGGCGTCGCCGCGCTCGGACTTCCCCGCCGCCGCATACGTCAACTGCCGGGCCGCCTCCAGCTTCATGCCCATGTCGGCGAGCGTGAACTGCACGCCCTGGAACTCCGCGACCGCCTTGCCGAACTGCTTACGCTCCCGCACGTAACCCTTGGCGTAGTCGAGTGCGCCCTGGGCGATCC harbors:
- a CDS encoding TetR/AcrR family transcriptional regulator; this encodes MARATSRPESTRRRQRWPDGYDPENTRNSLITSALGLIEQRGFDRTSVQEIADQAQLTKGAFYHHFASKDDLLRHIQEEYLEAQLAAIQKIEADSDDPTVRVRELIRFSLTSVAEYRAHVTIFYQERRYLTGDLFAEVTRKRGLVEAAFAGMIADGVTRGVFRADVDPRIATFGLVGMCAWAYQWLNVGGPLSVDEVARQFSAMVLEGLSA